The following proteins are co-located in the Shouchella hunanensis genome:
- a CDS encoding alanine/glycine:cation symporter family protein: MSFAAIVESINNIVWGPATLLLIVGTGVFLTFRLGFLQVRDLPYALKLTFSRSKKDSRDKGDISHFQSLMTAMAATLGIGNMTGVASAILLGGIGALFWMWVAAFFGMATKYGEAILAVKYRVVNHKGEISGGPMYYIEKGLGWKWLAVLFALFGFLASFGIGNMTQSNTVSNSLADNFGINPWITGFVLMLVTALVLLGGIKGIGRVTAIFVPFMALFYILGGLIIIVSNITLVPQAFAIIFEAAFNTDAALGGTIGLAIRYGIARGVFSNEAGLGSAPIAAAAAKTDYPGRQALVSMTGTFLDTMIVCTITGLTIVMSQLYVGVPDDEVANVQSLLTGQAFEQFLPGYGNYIVVFAILLFAYSTIIGWSYYGEKCFGYLFGDKNTIIYKVVFVAIVFIGAGTKSDIVWNIADIFNGLMAIPNLIGLLFLSGVIVSETKKFREVRKQEKIDEKQQKAS; this comes from the coding sequence GTGAGTTTTGCTGCTATTGTGGAAAGCATTAATAATATTGTTTGGGGTCCTGCGACTCTACTTTTAATTGTTGGTACAGGTGTCTTTCTAACATTTCGTTTAGGTTTTTTACAAGTACGGGATTTACCTTATGCACTAAAATTAACGTTTAGTCGAAGTAAAAAGGATAGTCGAGATAAAGGAGATATTTCTCACTTCCAATCATTAATGACAGCCATGGCGGCTACGCTCGGGATCGGGAATATGACCGGAGTTGCATCTGCTATCTTATTAGGTGGGATTGGCGCACTATTCTGGATGTGGGTTGCTGCCTTTTTTGGGATGGCAACGAAGTACGGTGAAGCCATTCTTGCTGTTAAATATCGAGTTGTCAATCATAAAGGTGAAATTTCTGGTGGCCCGATGTACTACATAGAAAAAGGCTTAGGCTGGAAGTGGCTAGCCGTTCTTTTTGCACTATTTGGATTTCTTGCTTCATTCGGGATTGGAAATATGACTCAATCAAATACGGTGTCCAATTCATTAGCTGATAATTTTGGTATTAACCCTTGGATTACAGGGTTTGTGCTTATGTTAGTTACGGCCCTCGTTCTCTTAGGCGGCATTAAAGGAATTGGTAGAGTCACTGCTATTTTTGTACCGTTTATGGCTTTATTTTACATTTTAGGTGGATTAATTATAATTGTATCCAATATTACGTTGGTCCCTCAAGCATTTGCTATTATTTTTGAAGCTGCTTTTAACACAGATGCTGCACTAGGTGGTACCATTGGTCTTGCCATTCGTTACGGGATTGCGCGTGGTGTGTTTTCCAATGAAGCTGGCTTAGGTTCTGCTCCAATCGCTGCCGCTGCTGCCAAAACCGATTACCCAGGTCGGCAAGCACTCGTATCTATGACAGGAACGTTTCTTGATACTATGATTGTTTGTACCATTACTGGACTAACGATTGTTATGAGTCAGCTGTATGTTGGTGTTCCGGATGATGAAGTTGCAAATGTCCAAAGTCTATTAACTGGTCAGGCGTTTGAGCAGTTTCTTCCAGGGTACGGCAATTATATTGTGGTGTTTGCCATTCTCTTGTTTGCGTACTCCACGATTATTGGTTGGTCATACTATGGGGAGAAATGTTTTGGCTACTTGTTCGGCGACAAAAATACCATTATCTATAAAGTGGTATTTGTAGCCATTGTTTTTATTGGAGCCGGTACAAAATCAGACATTGTTTGGAATATTGCCGATATCTTCAATGGCTTAATGGCCATTCCGAACTTAATTGGACTCCTCTTCTTATCAGGTGTCATCGTTAGTGAAACGAAGAAATTTAGAGAAGTTCGAAAGCAAGAAAAAATAGACGAAAAACAACAAAAAGCAAGTTAA
- a CDS encoding DgaE family pyridoxal phosphate-dependent ammonia lyase gives MNFEQRLKRAVNASGRMTILGVSTLSDQVVEAMRYGGKHYFEMADLYEQSGKMIASYCRTENAMITNSASAAITLAIAGLITKENRYAIEHLHKVASEQKSEVILMKGHNVDYGAPIETMISLAGAQVKEVGYANGCRASLIEQAITERTVAILFVQSHHCVQKNMPTISEVQQVCIDNQIPFLVDAAAEDGIDQFADCCDLVVFSGSKAIEGPSCGILAGKEPFLSYAIQHRSFIGRAMKVGKETVFGLLAALEAYGSKTMSIEEQRRVLQKLNSLDSLPGVRVEFIEDPSGRPITRLRLFIDSTKAKLTALELVHALKTGPVPIYTRDYHANEGHIDLDPRPLLNGDTETIRNRINTLLGE, from the coding sequence TTGAACTTTGAACAACGTTTGAAGAGGGCAGTGAATGCAAGCGGTCGAATGACGATTTTAGGTGTGTCTACACTTTCTGATCAAGTGGTAGAAGCAATGAGGTATGGGGGCAAACATTACTTTGAAATGGCAGACTTATATGAACAATCAGGGAAAATGATTGCTAGTTATTGTCGTACCGAAAATGCGATGATTACAAATTCTGCATCTGCAGCGATAACCCTTGCAATTGCTGGCCTCATTACAAAAGAAAATCGTTATGCCATTGAGCACCTTCACAAAGTTGCTTCTGAACAAAAGAGTGAAGTCATTTTAATGAAAGGACATAACGTTGATTACGGTGCCCCCATTGAGACAATGATTTCATTAGCTGGTGCGCAAGTAAAGGAAGTCGGTTATGCAAATGGTTGTCGAGCATCTCTTATTGAACAAGCCATAACAGAGCGAACGGTAGCCATTTTATTTGTGCAATCGCATCATTGTGTTCAGAAAAATATGCCAACTATTAGTGAGGTTCAGCAAGTATGCATAGATAATCAAATTCCATTTCTTGTCGATGCAGCAGCCGAAGATGGCATTGATCAATTTGCAGATTGCTGCGACCTTGTCGTTTTTAGCGGATCGAAAGCAATTGAAGGACCTTCATGTGGCATTCTTGCTGGTAAAGAACCCTTTCTTTCCTATGCGATACAACATCGCTCGTTTATTGGGCGAGCGATGAAGGTAGGAAAGGAAACGGTATTCGGTTTATTAGCAGCATTAGAGGCGTATGGTTCAAAAACGATGTCAATAGAGGAACAACGACGCGTTTTACAGAAATTGAATTCGTTAGATTCATTGCCTGGTGTTCGCGTTGAATTTATTGAAGATCCATCAGGCCGGCCGATAACGAGGCTCCGATTGTTTATTGATTCAACGAAAGCAAAATTAACTGCATTGGAACTTGTTCATGCTCTAAAAACAGGACCAGTTCCAATTTATACACGGGATTATCATGCTAATGAGGGGCATATTGATTTGGATCCGCGTCCTTTACTGAATGGAGATACAGAAACCATTCGAAATCGTATAAATACGCTATTGGGGGAGTAG
- the codB gene encoding cytosine permease, translating into MEKQDQEFSWQEVPKTERKHFFKTLAVMLGFTFFSASMLAGGQLGISLTFSQFIVVVLGGNLLLGFYTGALAYIAAKTGLSTHLLAKHAFGEKGSYLPSFLLAFTQVGWFGVGVAMFAVPVAQAMNWNVYVLIFTFGLAMTASAIFGIKALVVLGFVAVPAIAILGGYSVTQGVQDAGGVQTLFAYEPTATMAISAALAICIGSFISGGTLTPDFARFAKTAKQAVGATTIAFFLGNSLMFLFGAVGAMVYGLAEVSEVMFLQGLMIPAILVLGLNIWTTNDNALYASGLGFAHITKLPKKFFVILNGVIGTVLAMWMYNNFVGFLTILGVAIPSIGAILIADYFFIHKRHYPILAEMKVRAVNWIAIVSWAIGVTIAQLAPGIIPLNALIGTMIVYIVCTTVMNTVKKKKELVMTHDYSKRNIAQ; encoded by the coding sequence ATGGAAAAGCAAGATCAAGAGTTTTCATGGCAAGAGGTTCCAAAGACAGAGCGAAAGCATTTTTTTAAAACACTGGCTGTTATGCTGGGGTTCACATTTTTTTCGGCAAGTATGTTAGCAGGTGGACAACTTGGCATCAGCTTGACCTTCTCCCAGTTTATCGTCGTCGTGTTAGGCGGGAATTTATTACTTGGATTCTATACAGGCGCGCTTGCCTATATTGCTGCTAAAACAGGCCTTTCCACCCACTTATTAGCAAAACATGCATTTGGTGAAAAAGGGTCTTACTTGCCATCGTTTCTCTTAGCCTTTACCCAAGTAGGGTGGTTTGGTGTTGGCGTTGCCATGTTCGCGGTTCCTGTAGCCCAGGCGATGAATTGGAATGTCTACGTACTTATTTTTACATTTGGCTTAGCGATGACGGCTTCAGCGATTTTCGGGATAAAAGCACTTGTTGTCTTAGGCTTTGTAGCGGTACCGGCAATTGCAATTCTAGGGGGCTATTCCGTTACACAAGGTGTTCAAGATGCTGGAGGTGTCCAAACATTGTTTGCCTATGAACCTACAGCAACAATGGCCATTTCAGCTGCATTGGCGATTTGTATCGGTTCTTTTATAAGTGGAGGGACGTTAACACCAGACTTTGCTCGCTTTGCTAAAACAGCCAAGCAAGCCGTTGGCGCGACAACGATTGCGTTTTTTCTAGGGAACTCACTTATGTTTTTATTTGGTGCAGTTGGCGCAATGGTATATGGTCTTGCAGAGGTATCGGAAGTCATGTTTTTACAAGGGTTAATGATTCCAGCCATACTTGTACTAGGTTTAAACATTTGGACGACGAATGATAACGCCTTATATGCATCTGGGTTAGGGTTTGCCCATATAACGAAACTGCCGAAAAAATTCTTTGTTATTTTGAATGGCGTTATTGGAACAGTGTTGGCCATGTGGATGTACAACAATTTCGTTGGCTTTCTCACCATTCTTGGTGTGGCTATTCCATCCATTGGTGCGATTCTAATAGCCGATTACTTCTTTATTCATAAGCGACATTACCCAATACTTGCTGAGATGAAAGTGAGAGCTGTTAATTGGATTGCCATTGTTTCTTGGGCAATAGGTGTCACTATTGCCCAGCTAGCTCCTGGCATTATCCCTTTAAACGCGTTAATTGGTACAATGATTGTATACATCGTTTGTACAACTGTAATGAACACAGTAAAAAAGAAAAAGGAACTGGTGATGACACATGATTATTCAAAACGCAACATTGCGCAATAG
- a CDS encoding class A sortase translates to MLISIVFLLTMGVVLICSPFIRDYLIEQRIASAQQLFSTQSLHDHEHTAPIIDSTAVERPTFIEVMREAIQQNDLPIAGALSIPDVQLSLPIIGGLTNEHLLAGAATLTDQQPMGSGNYVLFGHHLSKQTLLFGPLLHVEPSMDIYITNKTEIYQYAVVETNIISELDTHYLLPTEEPILTLFTCDTSRPTTERFMVRAKLISKTTYEEGKEFFR, encoded by the coding sequence ATGCTCATTAGTATTGTCTTTCTTCTCACGATGGGAGTGGTGTTAATTTGCTCCCCTTTTATTAGAGATTACCTTATTGAGCAACGCATTGCATCAGCACAGCAACTATTTTCAACCCAATCGTTACATGACCATGAGCATACGGCACCTATCATTGACTCAACAGCCGTAGAGCGTCCTACTTTCATTGAAGTAATGCGAGAAGCAATTCAACAAAACGACCTCCCAATCGCTGGAGCGCTTTCAATACCAGACGTTCAGTTATCCCTCCCGATCATTGGCGGGTTGACGAACGAACATTTACTCGCTGGAGCCGCTACACTTACTGATCAACAACCTATGGGAAGCGGAAACTATGTTCTATTTGGACATCATTTGTCAAAACAAACATTACTATTTGGTCCACTTCTTCACGTTGAGCCTAGCATGGATATTTATATCACAAATAAAACAGAGATTTACCAGTACGCTGTTGTCGAAACAAACATCATTTCTGAGCTTGACACCCATTATCTCTTGCCGACAGAGGAACCAATTCTAACACTCTTTACATGTGATACTAGCAGACCAACGACAGAGCGATTTATGGTAAGGGCAAAACTCATATCAAAAACAACCTACGAAGAAGGAAAAGAATTCTTTAGATAA
- a CDS encoding GntR family transcriptional regulator codes for MKLVKKKGPLYAQVKEILKERIQDGIYPVRSLMPSESFLEEEFQVSKITVRKAMEQLAQEGYVQKQSGVGTTVLDNRAFIKLSTGQPFSAYLKQEGKHVRKEVLGITVVDPPFELTHLKGKVRCIQRLYYLDDKPYIVFVHYIPDSFNLPNVAGEYEGSLYTLLREAGVSFNRFQDTFGVGVANVEVYRSLGIEEIPLLKRTRHTYDLDEQLVEYSIAYYHTEMQEYVMDLHL; via the coding sequence ATGAAGCTAGTAAAGAAAAAAGGGCCATTGTATGCACAAGTAAAAGAGATTTTAAAAGAGCGAATTCAAGATGGTATTTATCCAGTGCGGTCTTTAATGCCATCAGAGTCTTTTTTAGAAGAAGAATTTCAAGTAAGTAAAATCACGGTTCGAAAAGCGATGGAGCAACTAGCGCAAGAGGGATATGTGCAAAAGCAAAGCGGTGTTGGTACTACAGTTCTTGATAACCGAGCGTTTATCAAACTTTCTACTGGTCAGCCTTTTTCTGCTTATTTAAAACAGGAAGGAAAGCATGTCAGAAAAGAAGTTTTAGGAATAACAGTTGTTGATCCACCATTCGAATTGACACATCTGAAAGGGAAGGTTCGTTGCATCCAGCGGCTCTACTATTTAGATGACAAACCATACATTGTGTTTGTGCATTACATCCCAGACTCATTTAATCTTCCTAACGTGGCTGGTGAATACGAAGGCTCTCTGTATACATTGTTGAGAGAAGCAGGGGTTTCATTTAACCGATTTCAGGACACATTTGGGGTTGGGGTTGCGAACGTAGAAGTTTACCGCTCTTTAGGTATAGAGGAGATTCCTTTACTTAAAAGGACACGCCACACGTATGACTTAGATGAGCAACTGGTGGAATATTCTATTGCGTATTATCATACCGAAATGCAAGAGTATGTAATGGATCTTCATCTGTAG
- the codA gene encoding cytosine deaminase yields MIIQNATLRNRSGRWQIDIQDGKFHRITQEPIQVDNREVLDVAGSLILPPFIEPHIHLDTTMTAGEPAWNVSGTLFEGIQRWSERKEFLTHEDVKERATKALKWQVAQGIQYVRTHVDVTDPNLTALKALLEVKEEMASYVTLQLVAFPQEGLLSFPNGKELVEEALKMGADVVGGIPHFEFTREYGVESMKHAFDLAEKYDRLVDIHCDEIDDEQSRFVEVVAKEAYERGLGEKTTASHTTAMGSYNDAYTSKLFRLLKMANINFVSNPLVNIHLQGRFDTYPKRRGLTRIKELKEAGLTVCFGHDDIFDPWYPLGTGNMLQVLHMGIHAGQLMGYEEIVQSIDFITTNSAKTLHIHDDYGVVEGNSANFIVIDAEDEYETIRKQATVTHSFKEGKQIAQTTPSESALFINKEVERVTFKK; encoded by the coding sequence ATGATTATTCAAAACGCAACATTGCGCAATAGAAGTGGACGCTGGCAAATTGATATTCAAGACGGGAAATTTCATCGAATTACTCAAGAGCCAATCCAAGTAGATAACAGAGAGGTTCTTGATGTTGCTGGTTCGCTTATTTTACCACCATTTATTGAGCCGCACATTCATTTAGACACAACAATGACAGCGGGTGAACCTGCTTGGAATGTCAGCGGAACGTTGTTTGAAGGGATTCAACGCTGGTCAGAACGTAAGGAATTTCTTACGCATGAAGACGTGAAGGAGCGTGCCACAAAAGCGTTAAAATGGCAAGTAGCTCAAGGAATTCAATACGTGCGAACTCATGTTGATGTAACGGACCCAAATTTAACGGCACTAAAGGCATTGCTCGAAGTAAAAGAAGAAATGGCCTCTTATGTCACGCTTCAACTTGTTGCGTTTCCTCAAGAGGGGCTTCTTTCGTTCCCGAATGGAAAGGAATTAGTAGAGGAAGCACTAAAAATGGGAGCAGATGTTGTAGGCGGAATTCCTCATTTTGAGTTTACGAGGGAGTATGGCGTAGAATCAATGAAACATGCATTTGATTTAGCTGAAAAATATGACCGACTGGTCGACATACACTGTGATGAAATTGATGATGAACAATCACGTTTTGTAGAAGTTGTGGCTAAAGAAGCGTATGAAAGAGGACTTGGCGAAAAAACAACAGCTAGCCATACAACAGCAATGGGTTCCTACAATGATGCGTATACCTCTAAATTATTTCGGTTATTAAAGATGGCCAATATTAATTTTGTCTCAAACCCGTTAGTAAATATCCATCTACAAGGTCGGTTTGATACCTATCCTAAGCGAAGAGGATTAACTCGCATAAAAGAATTAAAAGAAGCAGGTCTAACCGTTTGTTTTGGGCATGACGATATCTTTGACCCATGGTACCCACTTGGAACAGGAAATATGCTACAGGTGCTTCATATGGGTATTCACGCTGGTCAGCTAATGGGGTATGAGGAAATCGTTCAATCCATCGATTTTATTACAACAAACAGCGCAAAAACCCTCCACATCCACGATGATTACGGCGTTGTAGAAGGGAATTCTGCTAACTTCATTGTCATTGATGCAGAAGATGAGTATGAAACCATACGTAAACAAGCGACCGTGACGCACTCTTTTAAAGAAGGGAAACAAATTGCCCAAACTACTCCATCTGAGTCCGCTCTTTTTATTAACAAAGAAGTAGAGCGCGTAACGTTCAAAAAATAA
- a CDS encoding helix-turn-helix domain-containing protein encodes MLIDKRIDRLVKLIYKLSTEEYIQRKALPDELSCSLRTVDAALYELKNEMERKHTDMTIEYVDSETMHLKGKDDAFLKQLLHQYYIQDDMVCFFLSVISKNTSAKTFVEEQYISRATFFRKLKHFKKWLERFQLSFDLRSLQIHGDERQIRHFYFSLLIEITGKLMWPFSFQKAMIEKRVDRIVETLSLQLSPVQKETYIYHLAIQHYRTLNGFYSPGYDIPFPATIKEKLISQCDLFLNGIPEEHRKGEEDFLLMMIVNSPSHYHPIEIVKQNIDIHQKSKTEAWLFTVMFTEKLDTLFPDALNKENMNHIKGHLLQLYCHYDYHATNFLHYKDMIYANAITKQHPLLSGIVHQLANETENNGFKRSPTAHSRYLLMLYTFVDIDKLQPALQLLILSREGPIYEETLAEKIMSYVPFQLEISTSTIQNKSVSEDRYSLILTDMPFVRGSTDNILYVHSPPTDGDWRRIYDRCASAYWYRLNANKQLPPVMTRR; translated from the coding sequence ATGTTAATCGATAAACGAATAGACCGGTTAGTTAAGCTAATCTATAAGTTAAGTACGGAAGAATACATTCAAAGAAAGGCACTCCCTGATGAATTGAGTTGTTCATTACGTACTGTTGATGCCGCTTTATACGAATTAAAGAACGAAATGGAACGCAAGCATACGGATATGACGATCGAATATGTTGACAGTGAAACCATGCATTTAAAAGGTAAGGATGATGCTTTTTTGAAGCAACTGCTTCATCAATACTACATTCAAGATGACATGGTTTGTTTCTTTTTAAGTGTCATTTCAAAAAACACATCCGCCAAAACGTTTGTGGAGGAGCAATACATTAGTCGTGCCACGTTTTTTCGAAAGCTTAAACACTTTAAAAAATGGCTTGAACGATTCCAACTATCGTTTGACTTGCGCTCTTTACAAATTCATGGTGATGAAAGGCAGATTCGCCATTTTTATTTTTCGCTCTTAATTGAAATAACAGGCAAATTAATGTGGCCATTTTCTTTCCAAAAAGCGATGATAGAGAAACGAGTTGATCGTATTGTTGAGACTCTCTCGCTTCAATTGTCACCAGTACAAAAGGAAACCTACATTTATCATCTCGCTATTCAACACTATCGAACATTAAACGGCTTTTATAGTCCTGGTTATGACATTCCCTTCCCAGCGACGATTAAAGAGAAGCTGATCAGTCAGTGTGATTTATTTCTTAATGGAATTCCTGAAGAGCATCGAAAAGGTGAAGAAGATTTCTTGTTAATGATGATTGTCAATTCACCAAGTCATTATCATCCAATTGAAATAGTTAAGCAAAACATTGACATTCATCAAAAATCAAAGACTGAAGCATGGTTATTCACTGTCATGTTCACCGAAAAGTTAGACACGTTATTCCCGGACGCATTAAACAAAGAAAATATGAATCATATTAAAGGGCATTTATTACAGCTTTATTGTCATTATGACTATCACGCAACTAATTTCCTACATTATAAAGATATGATTTACGCGAATGCCATCACCAAACAACATCCTTTATTAAGTGGTATCGTTCATCAACTTGCAAATGAGACTGAAAACAACGGGTTTAAACGTTCGCCAACTGCACACTCACGCTATTTGCTTATGCTTTATACTTTCGTTGATATTGATAAACTTCAACCAGCTTTACAACTTCTTATTTTGTCGAGAGAAGGTCCTATTTATGAAGAAACGTTAGCAGAGAAAATTATGAGTTACGTTCCGTTTCAGCTCGAAATTTCGACTTCCACGATTCAGAATAAAAGCGTTAGTGAAGATCGCTATTCACTTATTTTAACGGATATGCCTTTTGTAAGGGGGTCCACTGATAATATCTTATACGTGCATTCCCCTCCTACTGATGGTGATTGGCGCAGAATTTACGACCGCTGTGCAAGTGCATATTGGTATCGGTTGAACGCAAACAAACAGCTCCCCCCTGTAATGACAAGGAGATAA
- a CDS encoding amidohydrolase/deacetylase family metallohydrolase, which yields MKQIIRKARFVDDKPKDIVMADGKFVAIVENYAGEGEEVTFEDDVYISSGWIDLHTHAFPSFPPYCAEPDEIGYKTGVTTVVDAGTCGADHIEAFYQLANKSITRIFSFLNISRVGLSRTDELSDLSLISASAIEHALDSYPRFIVGLKARMSASVVGTNNIQPLLMAKAIQQQKPLMVHIGSAPPCIDAILHELREGDIITHCYNGKANNLFTEEGKPLLSLQAARDRGVALDIGHGTESFSFEVAEQALREHVQFDTISTDIYERNKQQGPVYDMASTLTKCLALGCSLKTVIQAVTEAPARLMGRDDIGTIKVGAKADLTLFKLERGRSYSWIDSHGAIRQTTYHIKPLAVYIGGNYFEL from the coding sequence CAAAAGATATTGTAATGGCAGACGGGAAGTTTGTGGCGATTGTTGAGAACTATGCTGGAGAAGGAGAAGAGGTGACATTTGAGGACGATGTGTACATTTCAAGTGGCTGGATTGACCTTCATACCCATGCGTTTCCTAGTTTTCCGCCATATTGTGCAGAGCCTGACGAGATAGGATATAAAACCGGTGTTACAACCGTAGTGGATGCTGGAACGTGTGGAGCAGATCATATTGAGGCGTTCTACCAGCTTGCAAACAAAAGCATAACAAGAATCTTCTCTTTTTTAAATATTTCTCGTGTCGGTTTATCTAGGACGGATGAATTGAGTGATTTGTCTCTTATTTCAGCATCTGCAATTGAACACGCTTTGGATAGCTACCCACGTTTTATTGTTGGGTTGAAAGCAAGGATGAGCGCCAGCGTAGTCGGAACAAATAATATTCAGCCACTTCTGATGGCAAAAGCTATTCAACAGCAGAAGCCGTTAATGGTACATATCGGTAGTGCACCCCCTTGCATTGATGCGATCCTCCATGAACTGAGGGAAGGAGATATTATTACACATTGCTATAACGGGAAAGCGAATAATTTATTTACGGAGGAAGGGAAACCGCTTTTATCCTTGCAGGCAGCACGAGACCGAGGCGTTGCACTTGATATTGGTCATGGTACAGAAAGCTTTTCTTTTGAAGTGGCAGAACAAGCGTTAAGAGAACATGTACAGTTTGACACAATTAGCACAGATATTTACGAACGAAATAAACAGCAAGGTCCTGTTTACGATATGGCAAGCACACTAACAAAATGTTTAGCATTAGGCTGTTCATTAAAAACAGTTATTCAGGCAGTGACAGAGGCACCTGCACGATTAATGGGTCGAGATGATATTGGAACGATAAAAGTAGGGGCAAAAGCAGACCTCACGCTATTTAAATTAGAGCGCGGCCGTTCCTACTCATGGATTGATTCGCACGGTGCTATACGACAAACAACCTACCATATTAAGCCACTAGCCGTTTATATAGGGGGAAACTATTTTGAACTTTGA
- a CDS encoding sugar kinase, with product MKAKILAFGEVMMRLEAPNYRTVAQTRSLDFAFSGTSVNVLSGLSHLGYQTELMTTLPENNIGYAAASYIRSLGVGTDAVSFDGDYIGMYVLEKGFGHRGSEVTYSNRSESAFCQSLETNYSIEHLRTGTHIHFCGISLAINKQIREVTLRIAEEAKAQGLTVSFDCNFRPKLWKGGYKEARPVYERMLLVADYVSMTEKDAVSILGMQTTAVQRQEQVDALLPKVAQRYSISAIAGTIRETNASASTLQGFLVQDGRVDFSTVHTVAILDRIGSGDGFFSGFLAAIFEGKSSSDIVEWATAAGVLAHTTYGDSPVTTRRAIEKLQLNQHIDVER from the coding sequence TTGAAAGCTAAAATACTTGCATTTGGAGAAGTGATGATGCGGTTAGAAGCACCAAACTATCGAACAGTAGCGCAGACGAGGAGCTTGGACTTTGCTTTTTCAGGAACGAGCGTAAATGTATTAAGTGGATTAAGCCATCTAGGTTACCAAACTGAATTGATGACAACCTTGCCGGAAAATAATATTGGCTACGCAGCAGCGTCGTACATTCGTTCACTCGGTGTAGGAACCGATGCGGTTTCGTTTGATGGTGATTATATTGGGATGTATGTACTTGAAAAAGGCTTTGGTCACAGAGGCTCTGAAGTGACATACAGCAATCGTTCAGAAAGTGCTTTTTGTCAATCATTGGAAACTAACTATTCTATTGAGCACTTACGAACAGGGACACATATTCATTTTTGTGGAATTAGTCTTGCGATAAATAAACAAATTCGAGAAGTGACGTTACGTATCGCGGAAGAAGCGAAGGCACAAGGCTTAACTGTGTCATTCGATTGTAACTTTCGACCGAAACTATGGAAAGGCGGTTACAAAGAAGCCCGGCCAGTGTATGAACGAATGCTATTAGTAGCAGATTATGTCTCAATGACAGAAAAAGATGCTGTATCTATACTTGGTATGCAGACAACAGCAGTTCAGCGACAAGAGCAAGTGGACGCTTTATTACCAAAAGTAGCACAACGGTATTCTATTTCGGCAATTGCTGGTACAATACGTGAAACGAATGCTTCTGCTTCTACGTTACAGGGCTTTCTTGTGCAAGATGGACGTGTAGATTTTTCAACAGTACACACCGTTGCCATACTTGATCGTATAGGGAGTGGTGATGGATTTTTTAGTGGCTTTTTAGCCGCAATATTCGAAGGAAAGTCTTCTAGTGACATAGTAGAATGGGCAACTGCTGCTGGTGTGCTTGCACATACAACGTACGGTGATTCGCCAGTTACGACTCGGAGAGCAATAGAGAAACTTCAACTGAATCAGCATATCGATGTAGAAAGGTAG
- the dagF gene encoding 2-dehydro-3-deoxy-phosphogluconate aldolase, whose amino-acid sequence MSNFYRNRVCLNVLASDLENAEACYQAAKGHVYIGVLSKNYSSVKEAVEDLRQYGDSLDNAVSIGLGAGDPHQWKVVADIARSFKPKHVNQVFTGVGYTRSALDNETTMLNGLVSPSGTPGIVCVSTGPLSAQEEPAMIPIETAIAMLKDMGAQSIKFFPMNGLETIEEYRAVARACAHASFALEPTGGLDLTNVEELIRIALDAGVKQVIPHVYSSIIDSQTNQTNVAQVETLYQKVKAVVDTFYERGEQVES is encoded by the coding sequence ATGTCTAATTTTTACCGAAATCGGGTTTGTTTAAATGTATTAGCAAGTGATCTTGAGAACGCTGAGGCATGCTACCAAGCCGCTAAAGGTCACGTATATATAGGTGTTTTATCAAAGAACTACTCTTCTGTTAAAGAAGCGGTAGAAGATTTACGTCAGTATGGAGATAGTCTCGATAATGCCGTTTCCATTGGTTTAGGTGCTGGCGATCCTCATCAGTGGAAAGTCGTTGCCGACATCGCGCGTTCATTCAAGCCAAAACATGTGAATCAAGTATTTACTGGTGTTGGCTATACGCGATCTGCTCTGGACAATGAGACAACGATGCTAAACGGGTTAGTCTCACCTAGTGGAACTCCTGGTATCGTATGTGTGTCTACAGGCCCATTAAGTGCCCAAGAGGAACCAGCAATGATTCCAATCGAGACTGCAATTGCTATGCTCAAAGATATGGGCGCGCAATCGATTAAGTTTTTTCCAATGAATGGTCTAGAAACGATTGAAGAGTATAGAGCTGTGGCTAGAGCTTGTGCGCATGCATCATTTGCTTTAGAGCCTACTGGGGGTCTTGACTTAACGAATGTTGAGGAGCTTATTCGTATAGCACTTGATGCCGGCGTTAAACAAGTGATTCCTCATGTATATTCGTCTATAATCGATTCGCAGACGAACCAAACAAATGTAGCACAAGTTGAAACGCTTTATCAAAAGGTGAAAGCAGTAGTAGATACGTTTTATGAAAGGGGGGAACAGGTTGAAAGCTAA